A single region of the Gracilibacillus caseinilyticus genome encodes:
- a CDS encoding 4-hydroxybenzoate synthetase — translation MIDSPFDQEARQLLQALLLDLLLVTDGRTTDLLEVLLNEKVVVEVIRQEKVERTYYIRESVLMGEKSGFIVSHNIALVHAEHVPADLFESMANRQEGIGKAMNSLGLRSFRKVEDGGFLNKADARDVFQKPVSLRFKDTEDKVPYKRYNMYFGSEPGIEMIEYYHPNLIEHRLEQEINKEKLND, via the coding sequence ATGATAGATTCCCCATTTGATCAGGAAGCACGCCAATTATTACAGGCCTTATTACTCGATTTACTGTTAGTAACAGACGGGCGTACTACCGATTTATTGGAAGTACTTCTAAACGAGAAGGTAGTCGTCGAGGTGATCCGGCAGGAAAAGGTGGAAAGAACGTATTATATAAGGGAATCGGTATTGATGGGGGAGAAAAGTGGTTTTATCGTCTCACACAACATTGCGCTGGTTCATGCGGAGCATGTGCCTGCTGATTTATTTGAGAGTATGGCCAATCGACAGGAAGGCATCGGTAAAGCGATGAATTCCCTCGGTTTGCGATCCTTTCGTAAGGTAGAAGATGGAGGGTTTCTCAATAAAGCGGATGCACGAGATGTTTTCCAGAAGCCGGTTTCACTCCGTTTCAAGGACACCGAGGATAAGGTACCATACAAAAGGTACAACATGTATTTTGGTAGTGAACCAGGCATCGAAATGATTGAATATTATCATCCGAATTTGATTGAGCATCGTTTAGAGCAAGAAATAAATAAAGAGAAATTAAATGACTAA